The Betaproteobacteria bacterium genome contains the following window.
GGCTGGCGTAACTCTTCGCGAAACCCGTCCCTGGTCCCCGGTCTTATTATCCAAGGTTCCTCATGACAATTCTTTATCGTGGATTTGCCCTGCTGTGTTTTCTAGCCTTTGGCGTCGTTCACGCGCAAGAGGAGAATCTCAAGGGGGATGCTGCGAGGCGCCTGGTTCAGGCTCACGATCCGGCCATATTCGTGAGCACCGGCGCCCTCTATCTGAAACAGGAGGCGATCCGCTCGGCTGGCGGCAAGCCGCTATCCGCCACGCAACTTGCCGAGGTAGGCCGCATAATCGATGCCCAGGTGCGCGACTCCGCATGGTTCCATGCTGTGCTCGGCGCCGCCATCGCCCAGTACATGACGGAGGAGGAGGCGGATGAAATTGCCGTGCATTTCACGACCGAAGTAAGCCAATTGCAGCGCCATGTGATCGAGCTGTCCGTGGGCGAGGTGCTCATGAGCACGTATACGTTCACCAATAAAACCGACTACCGCTTGGCGGCTTCGCCGAGAGAGTTGCAAGACGTTCAGCGCGCGGTCGGATCGATGATCAATCATTTCGAGGCCGTGGCACGGCAGATCCGAGAATTGGTGGCGCACCCAGCCGTTCGTGCTAGGAGTCAAAACTAAAACGTAATTCTTCTGGCCACGGTCCGGATGCGATGACCAGCGCGGCAGCAAATACCTGCGAGCACTTCGAGGTGCTCATCATTGGAGCCGGAATCTCCGGGATCGGTGCCGCGTATCACCTCACCACGCAATGTCCTGGAACGAGCTTCCTGGTGCTCGAAGCCCAGGAAAATTTTGGCGGTACCTGGCTGACCCACCGCTTTCCAGGCATTCGCTCCGACAGCGATCTCTACACGTTCGGTTACCGCTTCAAGCCGTGGACAGGAGCGCCCATTGCCACCGCAGCCGAGATCCTGCGCTATATGGGCGAAGTCATCGAGGAGAACGAAATCGCGTCCCATATCCGCTACCGGCATCGCATCGAGGCAGCGAGTTGGTCGGGTGAGAACAATCTCTGGACGATCGATGCCATCCGCACGGACAGCGGCGAGGCGGTGAGATTTAGCGCCAACTTTCTCTGGATGTGCCAGGGGTACTACCGGCACTCCAAGGGCTACACGCCGGGGTGGGAGGCGATGGATGCGTTCAAGGGCCGCATCGTTCACCCACAGGAATGGCCGGAGGACTTAGAGTACGCTGGTAAGCGAGTCGTGGTCATTGGTTCAGGCGCCACCGCCGCGACATTGATTCCGGCCATCGCGGAAGAATGTGCTCACGTCACGATGCTTCAGCGCTCGCCAACGTTTTTTCGGACAGGCCGAAATGCAATCCCCATGGCCGACGAATTGCGCGCGCTGCAAATCGACGAGGCGTGGATTCACGAGATCGTCCGCAAGAAGATCCTCTACGAGCAAAGCGTGTTCATGCGCCGCTCTTTCCACGAACCCGAGGCCGTGAAGCGGGAACTGCTCGATGCCGCGCGCGCCTATCTGGGTTCGGACAGCGTGGTGGAAGCGCACTTCACGCCGCGCTACCGGCCATGGCGGCAACGCATCGCCTTCATTCCGGATGGCGACCTGTTCCAGGCGGTGCGGGAGGGCAAGGTATCGGTGGTCACCGATGAGATTGATCGCTTTACGCGCGACGGATTGCTGCTGAAGTCAGGCAAGGCTCTTGACGCCGATATCATCGTCACGGCCACGGGCTTCAACCTCAATGTGCTGGGGGATATCGAATTCACCATTGATGGCAAGCCGCTGAATTTCTCCGATACGGTGACCTACCGGGGAATGATGTTCACCGGCATTCCCAACATGGCCTGGGTATTCGGGTACTTCCGGGCGAGCTGGACCTTGCGCGCGGACCTGGCCGGCGACTTCGTTTGCCGCCTGCTCCAACATATGAAGAAAAAAGGGGCGAGGAGGGTGACCCCGGCCCTTCGTCCCGAGGATGAGGACATGCCACTCCTGCCCTGGATAGATCCGGAGAATTTCAATCCAGGCTATCTCGCGCGAAGCATGCACTTACTACCCAAACGCGGCGACAAGCCTGAATGGCAACATAGCCAGGACTATTGGGCGGAAAAAGACCAGTTACCTGCTGCCAATCTGGACGATGGCGCCCTCGTCTACGAGTAAGGGTTCGGACGCCTCACGCCTCCCTCCTCCCAGAATTTTTCTCAACTAATAGCCCAGACTACCGTAATCATGAATATAGTCGCCTTGCTTATCGTAAGCTAGGCTACTAAAATG
Protein-coding sequences here:
- a CDS encoding NAD(P)/FAD-dependent oxidoreductase, which gives rise to MTSAAANTCEHFEVLIIGAGISGIGAAYHLTTQCPGTSFLVLEAQENFGGTWLTHRFPGIRSDSDLYTFGYRFKPWTGAPIATAAEILRYMGEVIEENEIASHIRYRHRIEAASWSGENNLWTIDAIRTDSGEAVRFSANFLWMCQGYYRHSKGYTPGWEAMDAFKGRIVHPQEWPEDLEYAGKRVVVIGSGATAATLIPAIAEECAHVTMLQRSPTFFRTGRNAIPMADELRALQIDEAWIHEIVRKKILYEQSVFMRRSFHEPEAVKRELLDAARAYLGSDSVVEAHFTPRYRPWRQRIAFIPDGDLFQAVREGKVSVVTDEIDRFTRDGLLLKSGKALDADIIVTATGFNLNVLGDIEFTIDGKPLNFSDTVTYRGMMFTGIPNMAWVFGYFRASWTLRADLAGDFVCRLLQHMKKKGARRVTPALRPEDEDMPLLPWIDPENFNPGYLARSMHLLPKRGDKPEWQHSQDYWAEKDQLPAANLDDGALVYE